The window TTTCCTTCGGCAATTGTAAAGGCCAACTGGTGCATCCACTTATCGCCCAAAAAAGGTTTAAATTCTTTTTCATAACCCCTTACCCCATAAATGGGGATAATGTGCACGCCGCCAATGCCAATGCGTTTAAACTCCAGTAAACTATGCTGTATATCTTTTTCGTTAACTGCGCCACCCATCCACCACCAATATGTCCAGGGTTTGGCGGTGCTAATTTGAGCGTTAACAGTAGTTTTGATTATAAAAACGCAGGCAAAAGCCAGCAATAAAATTCGGGTACGGTAGAAGAGGGCCATTACGGTTTACTTTGGTAAATCAATATTATAAAATAATATGCAGCTAACTTACCTGTTGCATCCTGCCCTATAAATTAAGGGTTAACCAGTTGTGCCTCGTTCTTTAAACCGGCTGAATACCAAAAAGGCTGCTATACAAAGTACAAACCCGCAAATGCCGTTCAACCGCAGTCCATAATCACGATCGGGATCTTTGCCATATATAGTAAGGAAGGCAAACAGCGCGATGCCTAATGATTGCCCTAATTTTACGAACAGATATTTTACGGCAAAAAACATCCCTTCACGGTTTTCACCGGTGAGCTGGGCTTCATGTTCGGCAATTTCAGCTAATATGGCGTTGGGTAGTATGCCCAGAGAAGCCAGGGGGAAAGAGGCCCCGAGCGCCAGCGCATAAATTTGCACATTAGCAGATACCGGAAATTTCCCCAGGAAAAATATGGTTATAAAAATCAGGCTCAGCAATGCAAATGAGAATAAAACGATAGGCTTTTTACCTATCTTTTTTGACAGGTAAATAATTAAGGGATAAAACAATAAAGATGTTAGCACCATTACGGCCAGCATTACGCCCCCCCGGGTTGCAGGTAATTTTAAAAGCACGGTAACAAAATATAGCAAGCCACTGCTGATGATGCTAAGTGCCATGTAATATGAAAAATCGGAAATGAGGTAATATTTAAAATTGCGGTTACCAAACGTTTTTTTAATAGCAGGCAGCAATGGCAAATGCGATGGTTTGCTGTTAGAGTATTGTTTCTCATTAATAGCTAAAACAGGTATCAGCATCATTGCCCCGGCAAACAGGCACAGCCCCCAAATAGTGTATTGTATGGCCTGGTCGGCATTAACTATGTGAAAAGCGGTTTGCAGTGCCCGTGCATAGTTATTTACCAGGCCCGAAATGATCATCCCGATAATAAAACCAATTTGTTGAAAGGAAGATAATTTGACCTTTTCAGATGAGGTATTTGTCAGTTCGGGCAGCAAGGCGTTATAGGGGATGATATAAGTAGTAAGGCTCATGAAAAAAAGCATCAGGGCTATGGCCAGGCCAAAAGCATTATATATACTTTCACCCATGGCAACCGGCTTAAAAACAAGACAGCAAAAAAGCACCGAGGGAAGAATAGCCCATTTCATAAAAGGTATGCGCCTGCCTGCCGGATTATTGCTTTTGTCGCTTATTGAGGCGATAAAAGGATCGAACAGGGCATCAACCAAACGCCCCGAAGCGGCTATAAGCGGAAGGATGTTCAGTAGGCCAAATATGAGTAATTGCGGAAGCAATGGTGTTAGCCCGGCATTTGACGGCGGTAAATAAAAATAGGGCAGCATCACAATAATAATATTGGTCATAATGCTCCATCCTATCATGCCGCTGGCGTAAGCAAGTTGTTTCTGGAAGGGTAATTTATCAACCGTCATGGCCATGGCAAGATGTGAATATTATGACTAAAACGGATGTGCCGGTTGTTATATTACAAATAAAGATGGGTAGTTAACTTTATATCCCTGCCTTTATCAAATATGCTGCACAATCATTTCTGTGGCCCCAATATGGCCCCTCACATATTCTTTTATTTTCTGGCGGGTAAATTCCCGGTATTCCGTGTCGTTCATTAACAGATCGGTTGCCTGTTTCAAACTTTCTGCATCGTTAATACTTATCCCGGCTTTAAGGTGAATAAGCTCGCGGGCTTCACGGAATTTATGATAGTTGGGGCCAAAAATGACAGGCAGGCCAAACGCCGCAGCTTCCAGGGTGTTATGTATACCCGCGCCAAAGCCACCGCCAATATAAGCCACCTCGCCATATTGGTACAGGGATGATAGCGTGCCTATATTATCTATCACCAACACTTTGAAGTTTGAGATTTGAGATGTGGGATCAATATCGGAAAAGCGCACAGTA of the Mucilaginibacter boryungensis genome contains:
- a CDS encoding MFS transporter; this translates as MAMTVDKLPFQKQLAYASGMIGWSIMTNIIIVMLPYFYLPPSNAGLTPLLPQLLIFGLLNILPLIAASGRLVDALFDPFIASISDKSNNPAGRRIPFMKWAILPSVLFCCLVFKPVAMGESIYNAFGLAIALMLFFMSLTTYIIPYNALLPELTNTSSEKVKLSSFQQIGFIIGMIISGLVNNYARALQTAFHIVNADQAIQYTIWGLCLFAGAMMLIPVLAINEKQYSNSKPSHLPLLPAIKKTFGNRNFKYYLISDFSYYMALSIISSGLLYFVTVLLKLPATRGGVMLAVMVLTSLLFYPLIIYLSKKIGKKPIVLFSFALLSLIFITIFFLGKFPVSANVQIYALALGASFPLASLGILPNAILAEIAEHEAQLTGENREGMFFAVKYLFVKLGQSLGIALFAFLTIYGKDPDRDYGLRLNGICGFVLCIAAFLVFSRFKERGTTG